The Paenibacillus tianjinensis genome has a window encoding:
- a CDS encoding HPr family phosphocarrier protein: MQKTFKIVDEDGIHARPATALVNTATKFKGTEAFAEAKGKKVTLKSILGVLSLGLEAGDTLSLITEGSEEAEALSALQDVMIKEGLGEIHE, translated from the coding sequence ATGCAAAAAACTTTCAAAATTGTTGACGAAGATGGAATTCATGCACGTCCAGCAACTGCCCTGGTAAATACAGCTACTAAATTTAAAGGTACAGAAGCCTTTGCAGAAGCAAAAGGTAAAAAAGTAACTCTGAAATCCATTCTCGGTGTATTGTCCCTGGGTCTTGAAGCAGGTGACACCCTCAGCCTGATCACTGAAGGCAGCGAGGAAGCCGAAGCACTTAGCGCATTGCAAGATGTGATGATCAAAGAAGGGCTGGGAGAGATTCATGAGTAA